In Paenibacillus sonchi, a single genomic region encodes these proteins:
- a CDS encoding transcription initiation factor TFIID produces the protein MIKAQALTYAEQYAAQEEAQRSKGDGRSSIHYPALFLFLGDKVASAIGPVLDGCERKWDNAGGIMALHAASAGAEQAGDGSQSQPEYAGSRKRAQAEGSRRERVLGMALPETAGRDPRTVRQDLYREFHEDSRFLAGMNRSLRRLSNSIADYGRLYSSFDVIHLSIITRVDDPLNVLLPEVALLARAVLSQSFKSVQTDLYALINEREQGDNFGYSSSVGLAFLRELDGMQQSDYTLSAPLLVTEDGLSIPVAHGPSALFDLVYLLSDKNERGMMSPHGMDDNYEIIAHISLLKNRVRPATDTATGHGGYNNMTFKSGIRGSSGRQGYASAGFSAVRRPNRQIALAVLYHSFHYLAAKLQEGGSLSLRERQALLGLSADSLRERAAALLPDEAGLEEMTGLMSHGRPSYSELKPLSLREAETLLFGDGGQAYFRSNFAEVSARRVADIDPAREWAAVLSAQEKAVPPLTFYQLAEWTAEQPGGGSVLHALRQHMAGLRAAIASAQEELEQLYAESVERLPFQRVPLLDKRTVRNFIHYLFAQVYSRKYELLRMESELALCLRYDAALEQLHAESKAKVQTMEALEEELHSLALASIGRTGETVDQNIMEYYRNVTEEVMRDIEARRGPGIFFSDRFLGSVSELLRQGGAVVAERLIELCRRELLAAEAFALPFEEELLRRANVTAAYDNREIVSREELFKRLYRSLEDEACINVRLFEYTQEHRHEEKYFFGDSSSEFLRYAFGADETTRIYRLGFVHEQRRSGIEKLNLMGGFHLEDLLYYRNGKVYYETYATSGYRLHGIAEEELPELR, from the coding sequence ATGATCAAAGCACAGGCATTAACCTATGCAGAACAATATGCGGCGCAGGAAGAAGCGCAGCGGAGCAAAGGGGACGGGCGCAGCAGCATCCATTATCCCGCACTGTTCCTGTTCCTGGGCGACAAGGTGGCTTCGGCCATCGGTCCGGTGCTGGACGGCTGCGAGCGGAAATGGGACAATGCGGGCGGGATTATGGCGCTTCATGCCGCGTCCGCCGGCGCAGAGCAGGCTGGCGATGGAAGCCAGTCACAGCCTGAGTACGCCGGCAGCAGGAAGCGGGCGCAGGCCGAGGGCAGCAGAAGAGAGCGGGTCCTGGGGATGGCCTTGCCGGAAACGGCGGGCCGCGATCCCCGTACAGTCCGTCAGGACCTCTACCGCGAGTTCCACGAAGACAGCCGGTTTCTGGCCGGGATGAACCGCAGCCTGCGGCGTTTAAGCAACAGCATAGCGGATTATGGACGGCTGTACTCCTCTTTTGACGTTATCCATCTCTCCATCATTACGCGGGTCGATGACCCGCTTAATGTGCTGCTGCCGGAGGTTGCCCTGCTGGCCCGGGCCGTGCTCAGCCAGTCGTTCAAGTCGGTGCAGACCGACCTGTATGCGCTGATCAATGAGCGGGAGCAGGGGGACAACTTCGGTTACTCCAGCTCGGTAGGGCTGGCTTTTCTGCGTGAACTGGACGGGATGCAGCAATCGGATTACACCCTCAGCGCTCCGCTGCTGGTCACGGAAGACGGGCTGTCCATCCCGGTGGCCCACGGGCCTTCTGCACTGTTTGATCTTGTCTATCTGCTCTCGGACAAAAACGAACGGGGCATGATGTCACCTCATGGCATGGACGACAACTATGAGATTATTGCCCACATCAGCCTGCTCAAGAACCGCGTCCGCCCGGCAACAGATACGGCTACCGGACACGGCGGCTACAATAATATGACCTTCAAAAGCGGCATCCGGGGCAGTTCAGGAAGGCAGGGCTATGCTTCCGCCGGCTTCTCGGCGGTGCGCCGGCCGAACCGGCAAATCGCCCTTGCGGTGCTGTATCATTCCTTTCATTATCTGGCTGCGAAGCTGCAGGAGGGCGGGTCGCTCAGCCTGCGCGAGCGGCAGGCGCTGCTTGGCCTGAGCGCCGATTCCCTGCGTGAACGGGCCGCGGCGCTGCTGCCGGATGAAGCGGGGCTTGAAGAGATGACCGGGCTGATGAGCCACGGCCGGCCCTCCTACAGCGAGCTGAAGCCGCTGTCGCTGCGCGAAGCCGAAACGCTGCTGTTCGGAGACGGCGGGCAGGCCTATTTCCGCAGCAATTTTGCGGAGGTGTCCGCCAGAAGGGTGGCGGACATCGACCCTGCCCGCGAGTGGGCCGCTGTGCTGTCGGCCCAGGAGAAGGCGGTTCCGCCGCTGACGTTCTACCAGCTGGCGGAATGGACCGCCGAGCAGCCCGGCGGCGGCAGTGTGCTGCATGCGCTGCGCCAGCATATGGCCGGGCTGCGCGCGGCGATTGCCTCCGCGCAGGAGGAGCTGGAGCAGCTCTACGCGGAGAGCGTGGAGCGCCTGCCGTTCCAGCGCGTGCCGCTGCTGGACAAACGGACCGTGCGCAATTTCATTCATTATTTATTTGCGCAGGTGTACAGCAGAAAATATGAGCTGCTGCGCATGGAGAGCGAGCTTGCGCTGTGTCTGCGCTACGACGCGGCGCTGGAGCAGCTGCACGCGGAGAGCAAAGCCAAGGTGCAGACCATGGAAGCGCTGGAGGAGGAGCTGCACAGTCTGGCGCTTGCCAGCATCGGACGTACCGGCGAGACGGTGGACCAGAACATTATGGAGTATTACCGGAACGTCACGGAAGAGGTTATGCGAGATATTGAAGCGCGGCGCGGCCCGGGCATCTTCTTCAGCGACCGCTTCCTGGGGAGCGTCTCAGAGCTGCTCCGCCAGGGAGGCGCTGTGGTAGCTGAACGGCTGATTGAGCTGTGCCGCCGGGAGCTGCTGGCGGCGGAGGCGTTCGCGCTGCCTTTCGAGGAAGAGCTGCTGCGGCGCGCCAATGTTACGGCCGCTTACGACAACCGCGAAATTGTCTCGCGGGAGGAGCTGTTCAAGCGGCTCTACCGCAGCCTGGAGGACGAAGCCTGCATCAACGTCCGCCTCTTCGAATATACGCAGGAGCACCGCCATGAGGAGAAATATTTCTTCGGCGACAGCAGCTCCGAATTCCTGCGTTATGCTTTTGGTGCCGATGAGACGACACGCATCTACCGCCTCGGCTTCGTACATGAGCAGCGCAGAAGCGGCATTGAGAAGCTGAATCTGATGGGCGGCTTCCATCTGGAGGATCTGCTCTACTACCGCAACGGCAAGGTCTACTATGAGACCTACGCCACCAGCGGCTACCGGCTGCACGGCATCGCCGAGGAAGAGCTGCCGGAGCTGCGGTAG
- a CDS encoding vWA domain-containing protein has product MQRKINLLLLLFSLLGGGAAFVLGELLLDQRPYDLPSIVLAGIYFAIVALGVGLGCLLAEMISPKLNGLSWKQRYLGFSWKMLPLTLVLLFAVGSVMEFVYELNFGGVKPVKDVVMVIDDSGSMMQSDPGNSRYKAAESLVQRMDEDNRVAVVTFSQDATVVQPLIPLSSSANREQVTSVINSLQTTDGGTNISGALTEAMGVINSDNQSGRGAMVILLSDGFSQFDTSKELTEYVNRGIAVNTIGLALDDPSGSALLQDIATTTGGQYYDVTNADLLGDVFQQIYDRLGDRTLLTVRSDYTADSPYYAGVRILALLLVGTALGVGLGIVFDNRHLARSFGVGGAVSGLFAGLILEFGLDGHAFGDAMTRLLALLVLAAIIALFTFVIPFGEGRLSRKRGRNADTAAPSSAGFPSPRRNRGSKGF; this is encoded by the coding sequence ATGCAGCGTAAAATCAATCTGCTTTTGCTTCTCTTCAGCCTGCTCGGCGGCGGAGCGGCCTTTGTGCTAGGCGAGCTGCTGCTGGACCAAAGGCCGTACGATTTGCCGTCGATTGTGCTGGCCGGCATCTATTTTGCCATAGTGGCACTTGGGGTCGGCCTGGGCTGCCTCCTTGCGGAGATGATCTCGCCAAAACTGAACGGCTTGTCGTGGAAGCAGCGGTATCTGGGTTTCTCGTGGAAGATGCTGCCTTTGACGCTGGTGCTGCTGTTCGCGGTTGGCTCCGTAATGGAGTTTGTGTATGAGCTGAACTTCGGCGGCGTGAAGCCGGTCAAAGATGTGGTCATGGTCATTGATGACTCCGGCAGCATGATGCAGAGCGATCCGGGCAACAGCCGCTATAAGGCAGCCGAATCACTGGTGCAGCGCATGGATGAAGATAACAGGGTGGCTGTAGTTACGTTCAGTCAGGACGCCACGGTGGTTCAACCGCTAATCCCGCTGTCCAGCTCAGCCAACCGTGAGCAAGTGACGTCGGTTATTAACAGTCTGCAGACCACGGATGGCGGTACAAATATCAGCGGCGCGCTCACAGAAGCCATGGGCGTAATTAACAGTGACAATCAGTCAGGGCGGGGAGCTATGGTAATCCTGCTGTCCGACGGCTTCAGCCAGTTTGACACCTCAAAGGAACTTACGGAGTACGTAAACCGGGGGATTGCTGTAAATACGATTGGCCTGGCGCTGGATGATCCGTCGGGATCAGCGTTGCTGCAGGATATTGCCACCACAACCGGCGGGCAGTATTATGATGTGACCAATGCAGATCTTCTCGGGGATGTGTTCCAGCAAATCTATGACCGGCTGGGCGACCGGACGCTGCTGACTGTGCGCAGTGATTACACGGCGGACAGCCCGTATTATGCCGGGGTACGGATTTTGGCGCTGCTGCTTGTGGGTACGGCTCTCGGGGTCGGACTTGGCATTGTGTTTGACAACCGCCATTTGGCGCGGAGCTTTGGCGTCGGCGGTGCGGTTTCCGGTTTGTTCGCCGGACTGATTCTGGAGTTTGGCCTGGACGGCCATGCCTTCGGCGATGCTATGACCCGTTTGCTGGCTCTGCTTGTTCTGGCAGCGATCATTGCATTGTTCACCTTTGTGATCCCTTTTGGAGAAGGACGGCTTTCCCGCAAAAGAGGACGAAACGCCGATACGGCTGCTCCATCGTCGGCAGGCTTCCCGTCTCCGCGCAGAAACCGGGGCAGCAAAGGATTCTGA
- a CDS encoding glycosyltransferase, with the protein MNRFSGSMIAQQMYTRERRGVYRATEGFDTVAKSESLDNNFVKKILHPFCLYDAPAELTARGEKNEELYPVALHLFHTETNDTVIGQSRYLAADFTGQRSAFFAHNFVVPPIRSEEILEGYGDWLHADFAGSYAGELGGTLPELTAIPVSQHEQKPHPLSILRGLGITEELFKTLLQAVMISVAGKKKLYIALDVPIGELSRRAAELTEVLFRALPYDFRRRLGVITYANEPKSRKYIHLTFVEKGSLRPGDRNIEKDFVFDLAAGRVLGADFGDSQQPFAELAWKTLQEPERGLEDFARFADSLLPGESVERKLSLALYNELAVFYEIEQGNESLYTGNKQAVLGGLLAYLKPEGALEARVRLNDMFLERFDREYDLIRQKGVPVPEIMERLVEYFALKGHNYRVKIVDYFINGMLNAQSAGREDALAAAYGIIESNEELSASFFKRVLAQPVFRRALLEPYMESRLSAAASPADILRFVTHWGRFLPEALQQSFVRDTVKEYLLEKLQQSSNPVGEVAAIHDSMDKAEKERRRGSGMSPEVLLLLEELMTASDRFLLNRVSLEELTQEQLLDISFLRYRDAADWQPPLDSITRRKANALRAAYRWFGEEKPTEEIFAGLSPRELDDVQLLGRRWLKESRSIEPFERLPLAFYHSSERQDGPLDYETLMELVKRKAGDNKETVYRFLAWSQGNPLFSISNKKLWPGYRRAILKYFQSSDREAFKSRDFRKSYAAAAGPALQNVYNEARSQLASPLARWISRSRFQILISGCILGIVLIGAIIAISLLRPDPADTAEPTGSALPSATGGAGALAPAAVRLGGGDTGSGLVFTFAAAADCSAFKPAEISVVSSGNVTEDYKVTATTGNCLVASGNAAAGTAAAGPGTGADASAPAGSDSGADAAAGAKGAKASAPAGTDGAAAGAGDGSEDGADAGAVTQGAAGGNAGAATPSPAAGGTAPEAPGASGAVPEAPAYEVTVQLEAGAKLAAGDMVIAGEYKLILQPASGAAASNPPGAGADASPRPEPSPTATGDTTTE; encoded by the coding sequence GTGAACAGATTTTCAGGGTCCATGATCGCCCAGCAGATGTATACCCGGGAACGGCGTGGTGTGTACCGGGCGACAGAAGGATTCGATACGGTAGCGAAGTCGGAGAGCCTGGACAATAATTTTGTCAAAAAAATTCTGCATCCCTTCTGTCTTTACGATGCTCCGGCAGAGCTGACAGCACGCGGCGAGAAGAATGAGGAGCTGTACCCTGTTGCGCTGCATCTGTTCCATACGGAAACAAATGATACAGTGATCGGGCAGAGCCGGTATTTGGCGGCGGATTTCACGGGTCAGCGGAGCGCTTTTTTTGCCCATAATTTCGTGGTGCCGCCCATCCGCTCGGAGGAAATTCTGGAAGGCTACGGAGACTGGCTCCATGCAGATTTTGCCGGGAGCTATGCGGGAGAGCTGGGCGGAACGCTGCCGGAGCTTACGGCTATCCCTGTGTCACAGCATGAGCAGAAGCCTCATCCGTTAAGTATCCTGCGCGGGCTCGGCATCACGGAGGAATTGTTCAAGACGCTGCTGCAGGCGGTGATGATCTCCGTAGCCGGCAAAAAAAAGCTGTACATAGCCCTGGACGTTCCGATCGGAGAGCTGTCCCGGCGCGCGGCAGAGCTGACGGAGGTTCTTTTCAGGGCGCTGCCTTATGATTTCCGCCGCAGGCTGGGTGTGATCACCTATGCCAATGAGCCGAAAAGCCGCAAATATATTCATCTGACCTTCGTGGAAAAAGGCTCGCTCCGTCCGGGCGACCGCAACATTGAGAAGGATTTTGTATTCGATCTGGCAGCGGGCCGGGTGCTGGGTGCAGATTTTGGCGATTCGCAGCAGCCGTTCGCAGAGCTGGCCTGGAAAACACTGCAAGAGCCGGAACGCGGGCTGGAGGACTTTGCGCGTTTTGCCGACTCGCTGCTGCCCGGGGAGAGTGTGGAGCGCAAGCTGTCGCTCGCACTGTACAATGAGCTGGCGGTATTTTATGAAATTGAGCAGGGCAATGAGAGTCTGTACACCGGGAACAAGCAGGCTGTGCTGGGCGGATTGCTGGCCTACCTGAAGCCGGAGGGTGCCCTTGAAGCACGGGTGCGGCTGAACGATATGTTCCTGGAGCGGTTTGACCGCGAATATGACCTGATCCGCCAAAAAGGCGTGCCTGTGCCGGAGATTATGGAGCGGTTAGTGGAGTATTTTGCGCTGAAGGGCCATAACTACCGGGTCAAAATCGTGGATTATTTCATTAACGGCATGCTGAATGCCCAGTCTGCGGGCCGTGAAGATGCGCTGGCGGCGGCTTACGGTATTATTGAGAGCAATGAGGAGCTTAGTGCGTCTTTTTTCAAAAGAGTGCTGGCCCAGCCTGTATTCCGCCGGGCACTGCTGGAGCCTTACATGGAATCCCGGCTGTCTGCGGCGGCAAGCCCGGCGGATATTTTGCGTTTTGTGACCCATTGGGGCCGGTTCCTGCCGGAAGCGCTGCAGCAGTCTTTTGTCCGGGACACAGTGAAGGAGTATCTGCTGGAGAAGCTCCAGCAAAGTTCCAATCCGGTGGGAGAGGTAGCGGCGATCCATGATTCGATGGATAAAGCGGAAAAAGAACGCCGCAGAGGCAGCGGCATGTCTCCCGAAGTCCTGTTGCTGCTGGAGGAGCTGATGACGGCTTCGGACCGGTTCCTGCTGAACCGGGTGTCGCTGGAGGAGCTGACGCAGGAGCAGCTGCTGGATATTTCTTTTTTGCGCTACCGCGATGCTGCCGACTGGCAGCCGCCGCTGGATTCCATTACCCGGCGGAAGGCGAACGCCCTCCGGGCTGCTTACCGGTGGTTCGGGGAGGAGAAGCCGACGGAGGAGATTTTTGCCGGGCTCTCGCCGAGAGAGCTCGATGATGTGCAGCTGCTCGGACGGCGCTGGCTGAAGGAATCCCGCAGTATTGAACCGTTCGAACGGCTGCCGCTGGCCTTTTATCACAGCAGTGAGCGCCAGGACGGGCCTCTGGATTATGAGACGCTTATGGAGCTGGTGAAGCGCAAGGCAGGGGATAACAAGGAGACGGTCTACCGGTTTCTGGCTTGGTCACAGGGAAATCCGCTATTTTCCATTTCAAATAAAAAGCTGTGGCCGGGTTACCGCCGGGCCATTCTGAAGTACTTCCAGAGCAGTGACCGCGAGGCGTTCAAGAGCCGCGATTTCCGCAAAAGCTATGCCGCCGCCGCAGGTCCGGCACTGCAAAATGTCTACAACGAAGCACGCTCCCAGCTGGCTTCGCCGCTGGCGCGGTGGATCAGCCGCAGCCGATTTCAAATCCTGATCTCCGGCTGCATCCTGGGCATTGTGCTGATCGGCGCAATTATCGCCATCAGCCTGCTCCGGCCGGACCCAGCGGACACGGCCGAGCCTACGGGCAGTGCACTGCCCAGCGCCACAGGCGGGGCCGGTGCGCTGGCTCCCGCCGCCGTCCGGCTGGGCGGCGGGGACACGGGCAGCGGCCTGGTGTTCACCTTTGCCGCTGCGGCGGATTGCTCCGCCTTCAAGCCGGCGGAGATCAGCGTAGTGTCCTCCGGTAATGTCACGGAGGACTACAAGGTCACGGCGACGACCGGCAATTGCCTGGTCGCATCGGGTAATGCGGCTGCGGGTACGGCAGCCGCTGGCCCGGGCACCGGCGCGGACGCGAGTGCGCCGGCCGGGTCTGACAGCGGCGCGGATGCCGCCGCTGGGGCAAAGGGCGCGAAGGCAAGCGCGCCCGCAGGGACTGACGGCGCCGCCGCAGGGGCGGGCGACGGAAGTGAGGACGGCGCAGACGCAGGCGCCGTCACCCAGGGGGCCGCAGGCGGGAACGCCGGTGCGGCCACGCCTTCACCGGCGGCGGGCGGCACCGCGCCGGAAGCCCCTGGAGCCTCGGGAGCGGTGCCGGAGGCACCCGCATACGAGGTGACCGTGCAGCTGGAGGCCGGCGCGAAGCTGGCCGCAGGCGACATGGTCATCGCCGGGGAGTACAAACTGATCCTGCAGCCGGCCTCAGGCGCGGCAGCAAGCAACCCTCCGGGCGCCGGAGCGGATGCCTCTCCAAGGCCGGAGCCATCCCCCACAGCAACGGGGGATACAACAACCGAATGA